GTAGATTCCGTCTCTGTCGCCAGGCGGAGCCTTTGTATAAACACAGTTCGGTGGTAGAACAGGTCAAATCGCGATCAACCGAATAAAATCAACAGAAGAGAAGGTCATAGATAAAACAAGTTGTTTTTTATAATCTCATGTTTACTAGAGTCGACGCTTCAGTCACCGTCAGGGACACATTTGTGAGGGGTAGCTGACGTTGTTTAGCTTCTTAGTCGTAGTAAGTACAATCAGTTTTCATTCCAGGTCCTCTTACAACCGGGCTCCAAGAAAATGTGGTGGAAAAGTGTTCTGTTCATTTCCACCATGGCTGTGGCTATGAGAGGGGCAGACGGAGGTATGTAAGTCATCCTCTTTGACAAGAACATTTTTGGTGAAATGAATTCCACTTTAGAATTTTATACACGTTTCGACGGGCCAATGTTTTGCTCGTCCCAAACAATATTGTTACGCTTCGGGGTTGACagaagaaaactttttaaaattagTCTTTCTCTTTCGCTCAGACTTTCACTTTGACGTAATACATAATACGAAATACTGATTTAAGGTCCTCGGACATTGTGATGTGACGTTAGAATGTAGGTTGTTGGTAATCTATATCGGAAATATCATCACTTCATAGATAATCGGTATCTATCATCAACACGAAAAGCATATATCTACAGGGCATTTGTGTTTCTACTCATTTCTGGAAAATAACACTTGCATCTTTTTATATACTTTGTAGGATATTTCGGATGTATCGAGAGCCCATCGTTCCCCGGTGATGGGTTCGATAACGACTGTGACCTGCTAGTTGACGAAGAAATCCAGAACGGCATCGATGATGACGGAGACGGCCTGATAGACGAGGACCTGAGGTTCTGCGTCGCCCCGCAGAACGTCCCCGGAGACCAGGCCGACAACGACTGCGACGGTCTCATCGACGAGGAGGTGGAGAATGGTATAGACGACGACGGAGACGGACTGATCGACGAGGACCTGGCAATTTGTGTCGAGTCGCCGAGCTTCCCCGGTGATGGCGTGGATAACGACTGTGACGGTCGGATCGACGAGGAACTCGATAACGGCATCGATGATGACAGGGACGGCTTGATTGACGAAGATCTCCGCTTCTGCATCGCTCCCCAAAACGTCGCTGGTGACCAAGCCGACAACGACTGTGACGGTCGGATTGACGAGGAGATAGAAGACGGCAGGGACAATGACGGAGACGGCTTGATCGATGAAGATCTGTTCTTGTGTATCGAGTCCCCCGCCTTTGCAGGTGACGGGGTGGACAACGACTGTGACGGGCTGGTCGACGAAGAGTCTCAAAACGGCGTGGACGACGATGGCGACGGCCGTATTGACGAGGACACCAGCACGTGCTTCGGGGCAGCGCAGACTTACGGGGACGGAGTGGACAACGACTGCGATGGCGTCGTGGACGAGGAGGTACAAAACGGGATCGATGATGACGGCGACGGCTTGATCGACGAGGACACGGCAAGTTGTTCCCTGTCCGAAACCCTTCCTGATGACGGTATCGACAACGACTGTGATTACCGTATAGACGAGGAACTTCCGAACGGACTGGACGACGACGGCGACGGTCGTATTGACGAGGACATAGTGATAGGTAAGAGGCAATATTGTGTTCTATAACATTAGACTGGGGAACTACAGGCATTTTGAGTGCCTTTTTTCTACTAGAGACGGTCATATTATGTGCCCGGTTGAAAAGGTGGTAGAAGTAAATAAAGAAAGATAAGGGAAAACACATGAGTCGTGTTAAAACGGCATAAAGGAGTAAATTTATTTGAAAAAGCACAATATTAGTGCtgtaaatacatacattttggcGGTAGTTATATATTAGAGTTATTCGCTAGGGGCCTGAGGACCGTCTCGGGTAGTTAGTAGGTGTGAGGCGGTGTACTACAGCTCGGTTTCCGTTCTACTTGTTTAACCGCGAAGtgaaaaccaccgtgaacactcgaacttaaatgcagttaCTAATTTCTTACCACTAATAATATGgctaacaaaaaaaatgacaactgAAATTTGCTACCTTTAGGCCGCCAAAAAGGTAGCCCCTCGAGCAGCACCCTGGCGCCCAATGTTATATTGCACCCTAACTGCAAGTAACCCACACACCTTACATGCGCTTTGAAATCAAAATGGGATCTTTTGAtggataaaaagtaaaaaaaaaagcgttTAATCAGCTCAACGTCTTCTCATTTCATAAAATAATATTGAAAGTTGTATGTTGCAGGCCTTCAGAGAGAGCAGATATGTAACATTACACTTGATCACTTTAATTGGTAAATACGAAGGAAAAGTCATCATCTTTGAACTGAtatcctttgtttttgtttgtgggACGTCTTGAACGTTGTCATTATCAGTTGTAACGGTTGCACTTGTGAAATAAAAGTCAAATAAACAGCCAAACTCCAAACCCCTTTGATGGCCTTTCACGATTTCCCCAATCCCGAAAACACTGAAAtatggcaatttgacggtctcCTTTACCACTTTTCTCTCGCCGGCCGGGAGCAGTACTGCAGTTTGGGCTCTGTTAGGGTATATTGTACCGGCATGAAAAATGTGAATAAATGCGAGACATTAGACTTCAAGTCATTGAAAGCTTTCCCAAACAGGTCCCGACGTCTTTATGCACATTTAGAGTGACATGTAAGCCCTTTCAAAACACTAGTCGACACAAAAAGGATAGATTTTAACGCGCCATTTTAGGAGACCATGTAACACCGTTTCCAccgtcgaagcgccacctatattCATGCACACATACTTTTTCGTACGCATTGAGCTAGGTTAAGGATATATTAGGGCATCATCCGCTTTCTCTTTATTATTTTGGCCTTTTCGTCATCTGTTCATCGGCTTATATAATAGATACTGGACATTAGATCACCAAATGATACAACAATAACACACAATAGATATAGGGTAATGGTTTCATGAAGTTCAATATAGTCAATAACTAATAAGTGTTTGTTGACTATCCGTTATAGTCTGTTCCAGCAAAACTTCTGAAGATACGTCTGTCATTGTTCCTTTACTTCAGGTCCTCCGGGATGTGAAATGGACTTGGTCTTCGTCCTGGACGGATCCTCGAGTATTGGAGCGGTCGTGTTTGACGAAGTGAAAGAATTTGTCCTGGAAACCGTTAATTATCTGGAGATAGAAGACCATGACGTCAGTGTAAGTGCACAGTTTGTCCTTCTGAGTTCACTGGTGTTTTTCCGAGGTTTTAATAGATATAGCTACACTCTGCTGGCTGGCTGCACACCTTGGGCTGCACATATCATGTAGTGTTTAAGATGCTGTGAAAATATCCCATTACGTCCATAACATAAGTAACGCCAATTTTTAACGGCACGTATGCCTCAAATATGATTCAAGAAAGAGTCTCATAATGCCCATCGCTGTATGCTGCTAGTATAGTAATTTCAACACATACGGAGTAAAACATTTATCATCATTTCAAACTACTACTCCCACACACATTCTAGTACTCGTATGATGGGATATTAGTTATATTCAGTAGTGAAGAGAAAGACGGGGATTTGACGGTTATCGTACTTTTTGGAGAGTCAGTTAGGGTTTGGTAGCGGTACAGAAAAgtaaggtccaggtccggttgaggtccagaagatcaggttcTGGACCCGAACCTGGACCTCATTCAGtgtgtgagaacttgtgaatggactcaaaacaatgatccatTTCGCAGCAAAACAAAATCCGTTTtttggagtatttgactcccactggctttttaaaatcctacaaggctgcCTCTGTACTACTgaatgtaaaacttggtagatatgactatagactctacttcgctcttgttatatATTTTCCTCGATCGGTAAgcctcaaaacgtgtgaatggggggagaatgcctgatcatatattctgtccattttccaataggtccaacatccggcccaacgattttttcaggtccgttttttccggaccggtccaataagaaaaaccggttctgtatcggtacaccgtaccggtatccacccctagaGTCAATAAAACTTCTCCCTCTCCAGGTGGCAGTGATGACGTACGGGGGTGGGGGCGGAAACTGTATGCCTGAGATGGACATCACGCTGGGCGGGTACACCAACCAGACTGAGCTGGTAGAATTCCTCACGGCTAACATCAGCTATACCGGCGGGCTCACACGGACTACAAAGGCACTGCACGCCATGCAACACAGGGTACCAGCATAACTAGGATAAAGAATTAATctaattaacgttatatgtttattgcaaCCTTATTCCCGAATCGAAGCCAAATTGCAAGTACACGTATGATgaccttaccttagaccctcccgcaacactgttgcattggtcgactcgtCGAGCATATTTTCTCCAAAGGTAGCGGTCTTGAGCAGCTACTGCCATGCTTTCCATGTTGTTTAGCCCCATTTTCCTTCCATCACGTATGatgaaatatataaataaaAAGGACGGACAAACAATGAAGAACAATATAGCACGtgacacttgtacatgtagcttaaaTGCTGACTCTAAATTTGAACTCTTTTGGGTTGGTGGAAGGAAGTCGGAGAattacgttgtttttttttttgtaaactggGTATTTTTTTGTAAACTGTAACTGGTGGTACCGGTGGAAAATCTACATTCTTTATTTTGCGTATTAAAGATATGATATCCATTGTATTGGTTATATTGCAGTAGCTATGTATCTTCGAATCCACCAGTTGATGATTGTTCATTCTTGCGTTAACGTTCTAATACAGGTTGATATTATTTAAAGTATGTACATACACATATGCCCACTGTGTTTCCGGACAGATTTCTTACAGAGAGAACATGACGAAGATAGGAGTGATCTTCACCGACGGAAGGCCGCAGAGTTCGGTTACTGCCAGGGTAAGAACCCCTCTTAAATCTAAGCAAGTTGATATCATATTACGTCGTAATGAGA
The window above is part of the Branchiostoma floridae strain S238N-H82 chromosome 14, Bfl_VNyyK, whole genome shotgun sequence genome. Proteins encoded here:
- the LOC118431027 gene encoding clumping factor A-like, encoding MWWKSVLFISTMAVAMRGADGGYFGCIESPSFPGDGFDNDCDLLVDEEIQNGIDDDGDGLIDEDLRFCVAPQNVPGDQADNDCDGLIDEEVENGIDDDGDGLIDEDLAICVESPSFPGDGVDNDCDGRIDEELDNGIDDDRDGLIDEDLRFCIAPQNVAGDQADNDCDGRIDEEIEDGRDNDGDGLIDEDLFLCIESPAFAGDGVDNDCDGLVDEESQNGVDDDGDGRIDEDTSTCFGAAQTYGDGVDNDCDGVVDEEVQNGIDDDGDGLIDEDTASCSLSETLPDDGIDNDCDYRIDEELPNGLDDDGDGRIDEDIVIGPPGCEMDLVFVLDGSSSIGAVVFDEVKEFVLETVNYLEIEDHDVSVAVMTYGGGGGNCMPEMDITLGGYTNQTELVEFLTANISYTGGLTRTTKALHAMQHRISYRENMTKIGVIFTDGRPQSSVTARNNVETDELLAEEVEEAMYAGFGLYSVGASRVDAFVSTDGLGILTNSTADRVLTIRDFPPKYLAFRIRLDNCVEEEE